From a single Candoia aspera isolate rCanAsp1 chromosome 2, rCanAsp1.hap2, whole genome shotgun sequence genomic region:
- the PCP2 gene encoding Purkinje cell protein 2 homolog isoform X1: MTTVEAKAEEEDKKESDSVSVPDPEAAPTPASDPPSGSDSPEQEGFFNLLTHVQGGRMDEQRCDIQIVHSKSGSDLEKSEFSNLEDSPSPPPEMDNFMEMLAHTQSRRMDDQRASFSYLPGFQNSDSNASNQSSSGATKK; this comes from the exons ATGACAACAGTAGAAGCCAAAGCTGAAGAGGAGGACAAAAAGGAATCAGACTCAGTGTCAGTTCCAGATCCAGAGGCAGCGCCCACACCAGCATCCGACCCACCGAGCGGG TCGGACTCCCCAGAACAAGAAGGCTTCTTCAATCTGCTGACTCATGTGCAGGGAGGACGTATGGATGAGCAACGTTGTGACATTCAAATTGTACATAGCAAGAGTGGCTCAGACCTAGAAAAGAGTGAGTTCTCCAATCTGG AGGACAGCCCCAGCCCCCCTCCAGAGATGGACAACTTCATGGAAATGCTGGCACATACTCAGAGCCGGCGAATGGACGATCAGAGGGCCAGCTTCAGCTACCTTCCCGGTTTTCAGAACAGTGACTCCAATGCCAGCAACCAATCATCCTCCGGGGCTACCAAG
- the PCP2 gene encoding Purkinje cell protein 2 homolog isoform X2, translated as MTTVEAKAEEEDKKESDSVSVPDPEAAPTPASDPPSGSDSPEQEGFFNLLTHVQGGRMDEQRCDIQIVHSKSGSDLEKKDSPSPPPEMDNFMEMLAHTQSRRMDDQRASFSYLPGFQNSDSNASNQSSSGATKK; from the exons ATGACAACAGTAGAAGCCAAAGCTGAAGAGGAGGACAAAAAGGAATCAGACTCAGTGTCAGTTCCAGATCCAGAGGCAGCGCCCACACCAGCATCCGACCCACCGAGCGGG TCGGACTCCCCAGAACAAGAAGGCTTCTTCAATCTGCTGACTCATGTGCAGGGAGGACGTATGGATGAGCAACGTTGTGACATTCAAATTGTACATAGCAAGAGTGGCTCAGACCTAGAAAAGA AGGACAGCCCCAGCCCCCCTCCAGAGATGGACAACTTCATGGAAATGCTGGCACATACTCAGAGCCGGCGAATGGACGATCAGAGGGCCAGCTTCAGCTACCTTCCCGGTTTTCAGAACAGTGACTCCAATGCCAGCAACCAATCATCCTCCGGGGCTACCAAG